In one window of Bizionia sp. M204 DNA:
- a CDS encoding chaperone modulator CbpM, whose product METKNVITITEFCQHYNIPEQFIIALNEYELVEIATENNTPCIYVTEIQTIEKLIRFHFELDINIEGIHAISNLLNKVERLQKDVKALHNKLTFYENIKL is encoded by the coding sequence ATGGAAACAAAAAACGTTATTACGATCACTGAATTCTGTCAGCATTATAACATTCCCGAACAGTTTATTATAGCCTTAAACGAATATGAATTAGTTGAAATTGCTACTGAAAATAACACACCTTGCATTTACGTTACCGAAATACAAACAATTGAAAAATTAATTCGATTTCATTTTGAATTAGATATTAATATTGAAGGCATTCACGCTATTTCAAACTTATTAAACAAAGTAGAACGCTTGCAAAAAGATGTAAAAGCGCTTCATAATAAGTTGACGTTTTATGAGAATATAAAACTCTAA
- a CDS encoding metallophosphoesterase has product MRSYSLFTILLLCLAIFLVDFAAFYWLKSITDLLDSNILKYSIHILFWFFTFGLIAAIIILKLKLDSITPKRKQLLISSLYGLTISSFIPKIIFIIVISILFITNYAITNKESLLIIPLLGLFAGFLPFFVIVYGIFKAIYNFKIHEHTLLFSHLPDAFDGLKIVQISDLHLGSFNHRFHILDRAIVKINQLNPDLIFFTGDLVNNYAWELRGWKKSFRHLSAKKGMYAVLGNHDYGDYSAWESAEAKQKNFEGITNFFKDNNFKLLLNDSEILEIDNQQLAIVGVENWGNPPFKQYGDLQTALYKAEKVPFKILLSHDPSHWTEEVLNETDIALTLSGHTHGMQAGVSFGKKEWSPIKYKYKHWAGLYQENEQYLYVNRGLGWMGFPGRLGMRPEITCITLQKSEKNY; this is encoded by the coding sequence ATGAGAAGTTATTCACTTTTTACCATACTATTACTTTGTTTGGCCATATTTCTGGTAGATTTTGCTGCATTCTATTGGTTAAAATCCATAACGGATCTTCTAGATTCTAATATCCTTAAATACAGTATCCATATTCTTTTTTGGTTTTTTACTTTTGGGTTAATTGCAGCTATAATTATCTTGAAATTAAAATTAGATTCTATTACGCCAAAACGCAAGCAACTTTTAATTAGCTCGCTTTATGGATTGACCATTTCATCCTTTATTCCTAAAATTATTTTCATCATTGTTATTAGTATTTTGTTCATTACCAACTATGCTATTACAAATAAAGAATCGCTTTTAATAATCCCACTACTTGGATTATTTGCAGGTTTTTTACCTTTTTTTGTGATCGTCTACGGAATTTTTAAAGCAATTTATAATTTTAAAATCCATGAACATACCCTTTTATTTTCGCATTTACCGGATGCATTTGATGGCTTAAAAATTGTTCAGATTTCCGATTTACATTTAGGCAGTTTTAATCATCGGTTTCATATTTTGGATCGTGCTATTGTTAAGATCAATCAATTAAACCCAGATTTAATTTTCTTTACTGGCGATTTAGTAAACAACTACGCTTGGGAACTGCGTGGTTGGAAAAAATCATTCCGGCATCTTTCAGCAAAAAAAGGCATGTATGCCGTTTTAGGCAATCATGATTATGGGGATTACAGTGCTTGGGAGTCGGCAGAAGCCAAGCAAAAAAACTTTGAAGGCATCACTAATTTTTTCAAAGACAATAATTTTAAATTGCTTTTAAACGATTCAGAAATACTTGAAATAGACAATCAACAACTCGCTATTGTTGGTGTGGAAAATTGGGGGAATCCACCTTTTAAACAATATGGCGATTTGCAAACAGCTTTATATAAAGCCGAAAAGGTTCCATTTAAAATTTTACTCTCTCATGACCCCTCCCATTGGACGGAAGAAGTCCTAAACGAAACTGATATTGCATTAACGCTTTCTGGTCATACACACGGCATGCAAGCTGGTGTAAGTTTTGGAAAAAAAGAGTGGAGTCCCATAAAATACAAATACAAGCATTGGGCGGGTTTATACCAAGAAAACGAACAATATTTATATGTTAATCGTGGTTTAGGCTGGATGGGCTTTCCTGGCAGATTAGGTATGCGACCTGAAATAACCTGTATCACCCTTCAGAAATCAGAAAAAAATTATTAA
- a CDS encoding DnaJ C-terminal domain-containing protein gives MPFIDYYKVLGVPKNATEQAIKKAYRKLARKYHPDLNPGDAEAEKKFKEINEANEVLSHPENRKKYDEHGKDWQHADAYNQARQQQNQNRSQYQQYSSSSQFNEGDFSDFFESMFGGASRGSRSQAGFRGQDYNAELHLDLKDVYTSHKRTLTVNGKNIRITIPAGIENGQVIKISGHGGPGANNGPKGDLYITFTINNNTKFQRDKANLYKTVDLDLYTALLGGNITVDTFDGKAKLTVKPETQNGTRVKLKGKGFPVYKKADAFGDLFITYNIKTPTNLTEKEKALFTELSKLR, from the coding sequence ATGCCTTTTATAGATTATTACAAGGTTTTAGGTGTTCCAAAGAATGCTACCGAGCAAGCCATTAAAAAAGCATATCGGAAATTGGCGCGAAAATACCATCCAGATTTAAATCCAGGTGATGCGGAAGCCGAAAAGAAATTTAAGGAAATAAATGAGGCCAATGAGGTATTAAGTCATCCTGAAAATCGTAAAAAATACGATGAACATGGTAAGGACTGGCAACATGCCGATGCTTACAACCAAGCCAGACAACAACAAAACCAAAACAGAAGCCAGTATCAACAGTATTCAAGTTCTAGTCAATTTAACGAAGGTGATTTCTCTGACTTTTTCGAATCTATGTTTGGCGGTGCTTCTAGAGGCTCACGAAGCCAAGCCGGTTTTAGAGGCCAAGATTATAATGCCGAATTGCATTTGGATTTAAAGGACGTTTATACCAGTCATAAGCGCACATTAACCGTAAACGGAAAAAACATTCGTATTACTATTCCCGCTGGTATTGAAAACGGTCAAGTTATAAAAATTTCAGGCCATGGCGGTCCAGGTGCAAATAATGGCCCGAAAGGGGATTTGTATATAACTTTCACTATCAATAACAACACAAAGTTTCAGCGCGATAAAGCTAACCTGTACAAGACAGTAGATTTAGATTTATACACGGCTCTTTTAGGTGGAAATATAACAGTGGATACTTTTGATGGCAAAGCAAAATTAACCGTGAAACCGGAAACTCAAAACGGCACACGCGTGAAACTGAAAGGAAAAGGATTTCCTGTTTACAAAAAAGCAGATGCATTTGGCGATTTATTTATTACTTACAACATAAAAACTCCTACCAATCTTACAGAAAAAGAGAAAGCATTATTTACTGAATTATCTAAATTACGATAA